The following are encoded together in the Plasmodium brasilianum strain Bolivian I chromosome 10, whole genome shotgun sequence genome:
- a CDS encoding hypothetical protein (conserved Plasmodium protein): MQKIWGVVFYFIFLNKYIYTKNGNLRIPDNLYDVPENKGNKNTTKYKEKISGVTEKKKKLDELRDVNEDEAPYKLLSVGENSSASVNERVNESLTPGYNNDTSENTSQEFIVIDPNVETFDDVAVNEIATPESDKAPSEYKSEEPNVVIHNNETIERDKNEASHDKEVIESSTFENDEETSENISKESNVICSDSQTVERNEKNSDGGNVTYNTIRKQEIASEFEENEIDQAEQSSDVVVTYDNKSEDSSVALDAQVESVFDKKTHVNKEETEEQESKTDIQKINRVEERNEPPYPGENTHKENVVEQRKEDSESRREKQVQVVLEPRLDNDKTQEQPKERTHNSVEKMVQRNGENGVEEEEEEDEEEDEEEEEEEDEEEEEEEEEEEDEEEEEDEEEEEDDEENHDSVIYNKKDSNTYFPPNDKHDNMNIMQTITKILLRNLLNSLSHDYALNDPLMGLEMGLVNPFYLF, encoded by the exons atgcaaaaaatttGGGGTGttgtcttttattttatttttttaaataaatatatatatacaaaaaatggtAATTTGAGAA TCCctgataatttatatgacGTTCCTGAGAACaagggaaataaaaatacaacaaaatacaaagaaaaaataagtgGTGTTacggaaaaaaagaaaaaattagatgAATTAAGAGACGTGAATGAAGATGAAGCACCATACAAATTACTAAGTGTAGGAGAAAATAGTTCAGCATCTGTTAATGAAAGAGTAAATGAATCATTAACTCCTggatataataatgatacaTCAGAAAATACATCACAAGAATTTATTGTAATAGATCCTAATGTTGAAACATTTGATGATGTAGCAGTAAACGAAATAGCAACTCCTGAATCTGATAAGGCACCATCGGAATATAAATCAGAAGAACCGAATGTAGTAATTCATAACAACGAAACAATTGAGAGAGACAAAAACGAAGCATCTCATGATAAAGAAGTAATTGAATCATCAACTTTTGAAAATGATGAGGAAACATcagaaaatatatcaaaagaaTCTAATGTAATATGTTCTGATAGTCAAACAGTAGagagaaatgaaaaaaattctgATGGTGGAAATGTAACATATAATACTATAAGGAAGCAAGAAATTGCATCCGAATTTGAGGAAAATGAAATAGACCAGGCAGAACAAAGTAGTGATGTGGTTGTAacatatgataataaaagcGAAGATTCCAGCGTAGCACTAGATGCTCAAGTAGAATCCGTTTTTGATAAAAAGACACATGTAAATAAGGAAGAGACAGAAGAACAGGAAAGTAAAAcagatatacaaaaaatcAATAGAGTTGAAGAACGAAATGAACCACCATATCCTGGAGAGAACACACATAAAGAAAATGTAGTAGAACAGCGGAAAGAGGACTCCGAGTCaagaagagaaaaacaaGTTCAAGTAGTACTTGAACCTCGACTGGATAATGATAAAACACAAGAACAACCCAAAGAAAGAACTCATAATTCCGTAGAAAAGATGGTGCAAAGGAATGGGGAAAACGGTGttgaagaagaggaagaagaagacGAAGAAGAAGAcgaagaagaagaggaagaagaagacgaagaagaagaagaagaagaagaggaagaagaagacgaagaagaggaagaggacgaagaagaggaagaagatgATGAGGAAAATCATGACagtgtaatatataataaaaaagacagTAACACATATTTTCCGCCTAATGACAAACAcgataatatgaatataatgcAAACAATAACTAAGATTCTACTAaggaatttattaaattcattAAGTCATGATTATGCACTTAATGACCCCCTGATGGGATTAGAAATGGGTCTTGTTAACCccttttaccttttttaa